In one Streptomyces sp. T12 genomic region, the following are encoded:
- a CDS encoding bifunctional DNA primase/polymerase, which yields MATTDRQATTLALAHALSAAERGLAVIPLSRTKLPALRSPHRDDPGPAPCHGECGRFGHGVYDASTDPARIRELFAAAPWATGYGIACGLPPHHLIGIDLDTKSGTDSSAALRELALRHLFTIPPTVVVLTPSGGRHLWLTGPPHVVVPNSAGRLAPGIDIRGAGGYLVGPGSRTDHGVYSTAPGTSHIAPAPCPRALLRLLLPPPRTHHPTPPSAGGHGQGLVQFVLAAHEGQRNTRLFWAACRAYEDGIGPALVDPLVEAALNTGLTEREARATIASAARMTGHRP from the coding sequence ATGGCCACCACCGACCGGCAGGCCACGACGCTGGCCCTCGCACACGCCCTGTCAGCCGCCGAACGCGGACTGGCCGTCATCCCCCTGTCCCGGACGAAGCTCCCGGCCCTGCGCTCCCCGCACCGCGACGACCCCGGCCCCGCGCCCTGCCACGGCGAGTGCGGCCGCTTCGGGCACGGGGTCTACGACGCCTCCACCGACCCCGCCCGCATCCGCGAACTCTTCGCGGCCGCCCCCTGGGCCACGGGCTACGGCATCGCGTGCGGCCTGCCCCCACACCACCTGATCGGCATCGACCTCGACACCAAATCCGGTACGGACTCCTCGGCCGCCCTGCGCGAACTGGCGCTGCGCCACCTGTTCACGATCCCGCCCACGGTGGTCGTCCTGACCCCCAGCGGCGGCCGCCACCTCTGGCTGACCGGCCCGCCCCACGTCGTCGTCCCCAACTCGGCGGGCCGCCTCGCGCCCGGCATCGACATCCGCGGCGCCGGCGGCTACCTCGTCGGCCCCGGCTCCCGCACCGACCACGGCGTCTACAGCACCGCCCCCGGCACCTCCCACATCGCCCCCGCGCCCTGTCCGCGCGCCCTCCTGCGCCTTCTGCTCCCTCCGCCCCGCACACACCACCCCACGCCCCCCTCGGCCGGCGGCCACGGGCAGGGACTCGTCCAGTTCGTGCTCGCCGCGCACGAGGGCCAGCGCAACACCCGCCTGTTCTGGGCTGCCTGCCGTGCCTACGAGGACGGCATCGGCCCCGCCCTCGTCGACCCTCTGGTCGAGGCGGCACTCAACACCGGCCTGACCGAACGCGAGGCCCGCGCGACGATCGCGTCGGCCGCGCGGATGACGGGGCACCGGCCCTGA